The following are from one region of the Corylus avellana chromosome ca1, CavTom2PMs-1.0 genome:
- the LOC132189812 gene encoding berberine bridge enzyme-like 15, translating to MVSVSLSFSLFPLFFLVLSASSSADSSFLILQGKFIQCLSLHSNISIPIATAFVTPNNSSFASVLESSAQNLRYLLPSVPKPNFIFLPVHESHVQAAVICSKELQIHLRVRSGGHDYEALSYVSLIETPFFILDLAKLRSINVDVKDNSAWIQAGATIGEVYYRIAEKSNTRGFPAGLCTSLGVGGHITGGAYGSMMRKYGLGADNVLDARIVDVNGRILDRKAMGKDLFWAIRGGGGANFGIILWWKIKLVPVPPTVTVFTVTKTLEQDATKILHKWEQVASNLDENLFIRVIIQLASAGGKGGRTVTTSYNALFLGGADALLQVMKKSFPEMGLTRKDCTETSWIKSVLYIAGFPSGTPPEVLLQGKSTFKNYFKAKSDFVKEPIPEAALEGLWKRLLLENSPLMIWTPYGGMMSKISESAIPFPHRNGTLFKIQYLSLWQDPKEKAMPHMEWIRRLYNYMAPHVSTLPRRAYVNYKDLDLGVNLDKEGSFIEARSWGSKYFKDNFNRLVRVKTKVDPDNFFRHEQSIPPLPHVL from the coding sequence ATGGTGTCTGTGTCTCTAAGCTTTTCCTTGTTTCCGCTATTTTTCCTTGTGCTCTCAGCTTCTTCCTCCGCAGATTcatcttttttaattcttcaagGAAAATTCATCCAATGCCTCTCCCTTCATTCAAATATTTCCATTCCAATAGCCACCGCTTTTGTCACCCCAAACAATTCTTCCTTTGCAAGTGTTCTTGAATCCTCTGCACAAAACCTCAGGTACTTGCTCCCTTCGGTGCCAAAGCCCAACTTCATCTTCTTGCCGGTGCATGAATCCCACGTTCAAGCTGCGGTGATCTGTTCCAAGGAGCTCCAAATACATCTCAGAGTCCGCAGCGGAGGCCACGACTACGAGGCCCTCTCTTATGTCTCCCTAATCGAGACGCCTTTCTTCATTCTTGACCTGGCAAAGCTTAGATCCATAAATGTCGATGTAAAAGATAATAGCGCATGGATTCAGGCCGGTGCCACTATCGGCGAAGTTTACTATAGAATTGCTGAGAAAAGCAACACTCGCGGCTTCCCGGCCGGCCTTTGCACAAGCTTAGGCGTCGGAGGGCACATTACCGGAGGTGCATACGGTTCCATGATGAGAAAATATGGCCTTGGTGCTGACAATGTCTTAGATGCCCGGATTGTTGATGTTAATGGCAGAATTCTTGACCGGAAAGCCATGGGGAAAGATCTTTTTTGGGCTATTAGAGGTGGGGGAGGAGCAAATTTTGGAATCATTCTTTGGTGGAAGATAAAGCTGGTTCCTGTTCCCCCAACCGTCACAGTTTTCACTGTTACTAAAACCTTAGAACAAGACGCAACAAAGATCCTCCATAAATGGGAACAAGTTGCCAGTAATCTTGATGAGAATCTGTTCATCAGAGTCATCATTCAATTGGCCAGTGCTGGTGGGAAAGGTGGAAGAACAGTGACAACTTCTTACAATGCTCTGTTTCTTGGTGGTGCTGATGCTCTGCTCCAAGTTATGAAAAAAAGCTTCCCGGAGATGGGTTTGACACGAAAAGATTGTACAGAAACGAGCTGGATTAAATCCGTGCTCTATATTGCAGGGTTCCCAAGTGGAACACCCCCAGAAGTTCTGCTACAAGGGAAGTCCACATTCAAGAACTATTTCAAAGCAAAATCAGATTTTGTGAAAGAACCCATACCAGAGGCTGCGCTTGAGGGGCTCTGGAAAAGGTTACTGCTAGAAAATAGCCCTTTGATGATATGGACTCCATATGGGGGGATGATGAGCAAGATTTCAGAGTCGGCAATTCCTTTTCCTCACAGAAACGGAACCTTGTTCAAAATCCAGTACCTTTCCTTGTGGCAGGATCCTAAGGAGAAGGCAATGCCGCATATGGAGTGGATTAGGAGGCTTTACAATTACATGGCTCCTCATGTTTCGACGCTTCCAAGGCGTGCATATGTGAATTACAAGGATCTCGATTTGGGGGTGAACCTGGACAAGGAGGGCAGCTTCATAGAGGCAAGAAGTTGGGGCAGCAAGTACTTCAAGGACAACTTCAACAGATTGGTAAGAGTGAAGACTAAAGTTGATCCAGATAACTTCTTCAGGCATGAACAGAGCATCCCACCTCTTCCACACGTACTGTGA